In Bacteroidia bacterium, a genomic segment contains:
- a CDS encoding fasciclin domain-containing protein, translating into MKRAYFLIFMVLTAGLFSSCKKDPVLPSLYETLKSKPEYSKWVEVIEISGLDSLFNSSTIFTIFAPNNTAVDNFLEEFKYGSLSDIPVNELSGILAYHVQYTRVKTENLGTGYFVTPCNLGPDGTFILMQIEETTLLQINRRANIVDPDIETGNGYIQGLDGMLPMPTMMDFIDMNEGLSTMKELIDRAELRTTLSTKGISRTFFVPDNNAFKAYFDKVPGIVGPQDLSVEQARALVLTHMLNTNITGSVLLGLVLPTEYTNLNNKTLTISPLINGVVINNNAYTTSLNLQSRNGVIHFMEDVIDPN; encoded by the coding sequence ATGAAACGAGCATACTTTCTGATTTTTATGGTGTTAACAGCGGGGCTATTTTCCTCATGTAAAAAAGATCCCGTATTACCCAGCTTATATGAAACCCTCAAATCAAAGCCCGAATACAGCAAATGGGTAGAAGTAATTGAAATCAGCGGGCTGGACAGCCTCTTTAACTCCTCGACAATTTTTACGATTTTTGCGCCCAACAATACGGCCGTGGACAATTTTCTTGAGGAATTTAAATACGGCAGCCTCTCTGATATTCCGGTAAATGAACTGAGCGGAATCCTCGCCTATCATGTACAATATACCCGGGTTAAAACAGAAAATCTTGGTACCGGATATTTTGTAACCCCCTGTAATCTGGGGCCTGACGGGACCTTTATTCTGATGCAGATTGAGGAGACAACCCTGCTTCAGATCAACCGCAGAGCAAATATCGTCGATCCCGATATAGAAACAGGCAACGGGTATATTCAGGGACTGGATGGAATGCTCCCTATGCCTACTATGATGGATTTTATTGACATGAATGAAGGTCTTTCAACGATGAAAGAATTGATTGACCGTGCAGAGTTAAGGACGACTTTATCAACCAAAGGGATTTCACGTACTTTTTTTGTGCCTGACAATAATGCATTTAAAGCCTATTTCGATAAAGTTCCCGGCATTGTTGGTCCACAAGATCTTTCGGTAGAACAAGCACGCGCACTGGTATTGACCCATATGCTAAATACCAATATAACAGGCAGCGTCTTACTGGGGCTGGTACTTCCAACAGAATACACAAATCTGAACAATAAAACCCTCACCATTTCTCCCCTCATCAATGGTGTTGTGATCAACAACAATGCTTATACCACTTCCTTAAATCTCCAGTCGAGAAATGGCGTGATTCATTTTATGGAAGATGTGATTGACCCCAATTAA
- a CDS encoding SusC/RagA family TonB-linked outer membrane protein, whose product MKQLLLTHLFLFVFTAISYGQFSVSGKVVDEEGNPLVGASVLANADRVAVFADENGAFNIDIRDERLDSLELFFSYYSYNSESVVVKNGQKNILITLKLKEKKLDAVVITALGVKRQEKEIGYSTTKIDGDAIALSNAPNLVNALSGKAAGVQISTPNGVDGGTTRITIRGNNNINASNQPLIVVDGVPLENAPGLENIGRGVDWGSAINNINPDDIQDINILKGPTAAALYGARGANGVVLITTKRGAKQKGIGIQYTVNYKMIQPYRYRDVQNVYGAGGPIGLTEPELFKNSAGEFMYPASVHTNDGPFGKSTTELFGFYSTGASWGPEMLGQMVRWWDGEMRDYSPQPDNLSLYFQNGHTTTQNVSFSGGGEMGSVRFSFSNASHSAVIPNSNYDQITANIGAKLNISSKVTADLSLSYINYERLNSPTLGDDNNKSFGKGILYSWPRSYKGLEKEMNILPNGTRNNYNGQYPFTFTPPHLWWNTYHQNTTLTRNKVIGALALNYEITDWLTAMARIGLDFNLDQFETRNDPIDALGILEGYYSNELTRNQVNNNEFLITAQKEKILGSDLDIRFSVGGTQWQRRLYGIKGQSGTWVNPWLFNFNNYQDPLSVPIPSEVRYDKNINSLYAFLNLGFKDYLFVELTGRNDWSSALPVENNSYFYPSVSGSFIASEAFNFSNYFLNYLKIRGAYAQTASDTDPFQVDFVYSTGTFGNAQTAALPTTIPPIALRPQQANSYELGTSMGFWEDKFSLDFTYYYIQSFDQILDAPLPASSGANQIKINTGKLENRGIEAAVTATIFKTQNSFWRTSLNIARNRNYVVSLGDGAEILELANIWDLNGPAIAVRAGEEYGTIIGYDYVYHENGKPILNEEGTHYLISNNRVPIGNASPDFIGGWQNQIRLGDFTLQTLVDFKWGGDIYAGSYVIGLQTGQSPETLIERQGGGLPYTDPSGETRNIGVILDGVYADGTPNDKVVHYYFKYIPNAGGWGHFLSKPGIMENTWVKMRELSLSYSVPTTFLQKTKVFQGLNISVVGRDLFYLYTTLPDRINPEGINGSGNAQGLEWASYPGMRSVSFRVQANF is encoded by the coding sequence ATGAAACAATTACTACTAACCCATTTATTTCTTTTCGTATTTACTGCGATTTCTTACGGCCAATTTTCTGTTTCCGGCAAAGTAGTGGATGAAGAAGGTAATCCATTGGTAGGCGCCAGTGTGTTAGCTAATGCCGACCGGGTTGCCGTTTTTGCGGATGAAAATGGCGCGTTTAATATCGATATCAGAGATGAGCGGCTGGATTCTCTGGAACTGTTTTTTTCCTATTACTCTTATAACTCAGAAAGTGTAGTGGTAAAAAATGGTCAGAAAAATATCCTGATTACCCTCAAGCTGAAAGAAAAAAAACTCGATGCAGTCGTCATTACAGCCCTTGGCGTCAAGCGCCAGGAAAAGGAAATTGGCTATTCTACCACCAAAATTGACGGTGATGCCATTGCCCTTTCCAATGCGCCCAACCTGGTAAATGCACTTTCGGGAAAAGCCGCAGGTGTTCAGATTTCCACACCTAATGGTGTCGACGGCGGTACAACCCGGATCACCATCCGGGGAAATAATAATATCAATGCCAGCAATCAGCCTTTAATTGTGGTAGATGGGGTTCCTTTGGAGAATGCGCCCGGACTTGAAAATATCGGTCGGGGTGTTGACTGGGGTTCTGCCATCAATAATATCAATCCCGACGATATTCAGGATATTAATATCCTCAAAGGTCCGACTGCCGCTGCTTTATATGGCGCAAGGGGGGCAAATGGGGTAGTATTGATTACCACTAAAAGAGGGGCAAAACAAAAAGGAATCGGTATTCAATACACGGTCAACTATAAGATGATTCAGCCCTATCGCTATCGGGATGTGCAAAATGTCTATGGAGCCGGCGGGCCGATTGGCCTCACTGAACCGGAGCTTTTCAAAAATTCCGCTGGCGAATTTATGTATCCTGCTTCGGTACATACCAATGACGGGCCTTTTGGAAAATCCACTACCGAACTATTTGGTTTCTATTCAACAGGAGCTTCCTGGGGACCTGAAATGCTTGGGCAGATGGTGAGGTGGTGGGACGGCGAGATGCGGGACTATTCACCTCAGCCCGACAATTTATCGCTCTATTTTCAAAACGGCCATACAACGACTCAAAACGTATCTTTTTCCGGCGGCGGCGAAATGGGATCTGTGCGTTTTTCTTTTTCAAATGCCAGCCATTCTGCCGTAATCCCCAATAGCAATTACGATCAGATTACCGCCAATATCGGCGCGAAGCTCAATATTTCGTCCAAAGTAACAGCTGATTTGAGCCTTTCCTACATCAACTACGAAAGACTTAACAGCCCGACGCTGGGCGATGATAATAATAAGTCATTTGGCAAGGGCATTCTCTATAGCTGGCCGCGCTCTTACAAAGGTTTGGAAAAGGAAATGAATATTCTCCCCAACGGCACCCGCAACAATTACAACGGCCAATATCCTTTTACCTTTACGCCGCCGCATCTTTGGTGGAATACCTACCACCAAAACACCACATTGACCCGAAATAAAGTCATTGGCGCACTGGCCCTGAATTATGAGATTACCGATTGGCTGACTGCTATGGCTCGAATCGGACTGGATTTTAACCTCGACCAGTTTGAAACCCGCAATGATCCGATTGATGCGCTGGGGATTCTGGAAGGGTATTACAGTAATGAATTGACGAGAAATCAGGTCAATAATAATGAATTCCTGATCACAGCTCAAAAGGAAAAAATCCTTGGTTCTGATCTGGATATTCGCTTTTCAGTCGGAGGCACGCAGTGGCAACGGAGACTTTACGGAATAAAAGGCCAAAGCGGGACCTGGGTAAATCCCTGGTTGTTTAACTTCAATAATTATCAGGATCCGCTTTCTGTTCCGATACCTTCGGAGGTCCGTTATGACAAAAATATCAATTCCCTCTATGCGTTCCTGAACCTGGGTTTTAAAGATTATCTTTTTGTCGAATTAACCGGGCGGAATGACTGGTCTTCGGCCCTGCCGGTGGAAAATAATTCTTATTTCTATCCTTCCGTTTCGGGAAGTTTTATCGCCTCGGAGGCGTTTAATTTTTCCAATTATTTCCTCAATTACTTGAAAATCAGGGGTGCATACGCCCAAACCGCTTCGGACACAGATCCTTTTCAGGTAGATTTTGTCTATTCTACCGGAACCTTTGGAAATGCGCAGACGGCAGCTTTGCCAACAACTATTCCCCCGATTGCGCTTCGCCCGCAGCAAGCCAATTCTTACGAGCTGGGGACTTCCATGGGTTTTTGGGAGGATAAATTCAGTCTGGACTTTACCTACTACTATATTCAGTCTTTTGACCAGATTCTCGACGCGCCTTTGCCCGCTTCTTCCGGTGCCAATCAGATTAAAATTAATACCGGAAAGCTGGAAAACAGAGGAATCGAGGCTGCTGTAACAGCGACGATTTTTAAAACGCAGAATAGTTTTTGGCGAACATCCCTGAATATCGCCCGCAACCGAAATTATGTCGTGAGCCTGGGCGACGGAGCTGAAATCCTTGAACTGGCCAATATCTGGGATTTAAATGGCCCGGCAATCGCTGTGAGGGCAGGGGAAGAGTACGGAACCATTATCGGCTACGATTATGTCTATCATGAAAATGGAAAGCCGATTCTCAATGAAGAAGGGACGCATTATTTGATTTCCAATAACCGTGTCCCGATTGGCAATGCATCGCCTGATTTTATCGGCGGCTGGCAAAACCAGATCAGGCTGGGTGATTTTACCTTGCAGACTTTGGTTGACTTCAAATGGGGCGGAGATATTTATGCAGGTTCTTATGTGATTGGTTTACAAACGGGACAAAGCCCTGAGACGCTGATAGAAAGACAGGGCGGCGGGCTTCCCTATACAGATCCCAGTGGTGAAACGCGCAATATCGGCGTCATTTTGGACGGTGTGTATGCCGATGGTACCCCCAATGATAAAGTGGTTCATTATTATTTTAAATACATCCCCAATGCAGGAGGATGGGGGCATTTCCTCTCCAAACCAGGAATCATGGAAAATACCTGGGTGAAAATGCGGGAATTGTCTTTGTCCTATTCCGTTCCGACTACCTTTCTGCAAAAGACAAAAGTTTTCCAGGGATTGAATATCTCGGTGGTAGGGCGTGATTTATTTTATCTCTATACCACCCTTCCTGATCGCATTAACCCGGAAGGAATAAATGGATCGGGCAATGCCCAGGGGCTTGAATGGGCTTCCTATCCAGGGATGCGGTCGGTGAGTTTTCGGGTGCAGGCTAATTTTTGA
- a CDS encoding SusD/RagB family nutrient-binding outer membrane lipoprotein has translation MRKNNIYPFFIACWLVLLTSCDAGFEDINKNPFSPTTTDIGPLFNTVVSSLQLGWNEQFYMHNEKLYQVTQQAALTAETFQNINIGTEEAWSQYYSALAHIREIERRMEDYSGDPEALNNVKAQLKIITAYKTFRMTDLFGDMPFFEAGKAFESVDFSRPAFDSQEEIYKFLLEELKWSVENINLEANPVTATGEAYLSLGSFDTFFRGSLHEWVKFANSLRLRHALRMADKDPAFAFPVIAEIIEGKLDLIDDGQDVLMKPADQNWLNLSVNWSFREHKKLRMGTTVWNWLSTSDDSTGSGIFDPRTKIFFDTNNDGKWKPFPQIPDPTTPQSGGIPYQQHRDVSYDFKGQGNIYSAFNYYLIRDEKDVPQIILTAAEVHFIKAEIYLRGLGVAQNTPLAESEYTSGVAASMKFWQDVMVNSAIWVNKPPVLSSGELFSRVNHNRISIFNPANDKLQLIYAQRWLDSFRQPWEAFSLLRRTNATPREGNANQFMRFKYPPSEAEKNPQNWATQAAKMGGDEHSTKVWWMP, from the coding sequence ATGAGAAAAAACAATATATATCCATTCTTTATAGCTTGTTGGCTCGTTTTATTGACCTCCTGCGACGCAGGTTTTGAAGATATCAATAAAAATCCTTTTTCTCCAACTACGACCGACATAGGCCCCTTGTTCAATACTGTAGTCAGTTCCTTGCAACTGGGGTGGAATGAGCAGTTTTACATGCATAATGAAAAGCTCTATCAGGTTACACAACAAGCGGCCTTGACTGCGGAGACTTTTCAAAACATCAATATCGGAACCGAAGAAGCCTGGTCGCAATATTATAGCGCGCTGGCACATATTCGGGAGATTGAACGGCGAATGGAAGACTATTCGGGCGATCCGGAAGCGTTGAATAATGTGAAAGCACAGCTAAAAATCATCACGGCTTACAAGACCTTCCGCATGACTGATCTCTTTGGCGATATGCCCTTTTTTGAAGCAGGAAAGGCATTTGAAAGTGTTGATTTTTCCCGTCCGGCTTTTGACAGTCAGGAGGAAATTTATAAGTTTCTGTTAGAAGAGTTAAAATGGTCAGTAGAAAATATCAATCTGGAAGCTAATCCTGTAACAGCTACGGGTGAAGCCTATCTGTCTTTAGGTTCTTTTGATACATTTTTTAGAGGATCCCTTCATGAGTGGGTGAAATTTGCCAATTCACTCCGGCTTCGGCATGCTTTAAGAATGGCAGATAAAGATCCCGCTTTTGCGTTTCCCGTTATCGCAGAAATTATCGAAGGCAAACTGGATCTGATAGATGACGGTCAGGACGTTTTGATGAAACCCGCGGATCAAAACTGGCTGAATCTTAGTGTAAACTGGTCTTTTCGCGAGCACAAAAAACTCCGGATGGGAACGACGGTCTGGAATTGGCTTTCTACCTCTGATGACTCGACGGGCAGTGGTATTTTTGACCCGCGTACGAAGATATTTTTCGACACCAATAATGACGGAAAATGGAAGCCTTTCCCCCAAATCCCTGATCCGACCACTCCACAGTCCGGCGGAATTCCTTACCAGCAACACCGGGATGTCAGCTATGATTTTAAAGGGCAGGGAAATATTTATTCGGCGTTTAACTATTATCTGATCAGAGATGAAAAGGACGTACCCCAGATCATTTTAACGGCGGCAGAGGTGCATTTCATCAAAGCAGAAATTTACCTCCGGGGACTTGGCGTAGCGCAAAATACACCTTTGGCAGAATCTGAATATACCTCCGGCGTAGCAGCTTCGATGAAGTTCTGGCAGGATGTGATGGTAAACTCCGCTATATGGGTCAACAAACCGCCTGTTTTGTCTTCCGGAGAATTGTTTTCCCGCGTCAACCATAATCGCATCAGTATATTTAATCCGGCCAATGATAAACTGCAGCTGATTTACGCCCAACGCTGGCTGGACAGTTTTCGACAGCCCTGGGAAGCATTTTCCCTGTTAAGAAGAACCAATGCCACACCCCGTGAAGGCAATGCCAATCAATTTATGCGATTCAAATATCCGCCTTCTGAAGCCGAGAAAAACCCGCAAAACTGGGCAACCCAGGCCGCGAAGATGGGGGGCGATGAGCATTCCACCAAAGTGTGGTGGATGCCGTAG